A DNA window from Thioalkalivibrio sp. XN279 contains the following coding sequences:
- a CDS encoding phasin family protein produces the protein MMNRIEQFADNLKSESRLLADRAVSGLRTAGLETAGFISRTKGPVDAFADTALKLNKQSHKNIEKLLKQQVKMLDTLIDESASRIEKVAKAKDVSDLKDVIEVDFSAFGIQKKAPARRKATAKKRTTKKAAAKKRTASKATAKKRTTRKASTRKASAKKAAASKPASAQAA, from the coding sequence ATGATGAACCGAATCGAACAATTTGCCGATAACCTGAAGTCGGAGTCGCGCCTGCTGGCCGACCGCGCGGTGTCCGGGCTGCGGACCGCCGGTCTCGAGACGGCCGGCTTCATCAGCCGGACCAAGGGCCCGGTCGACGCTTTCGCCGACACCGCCTTGAAGCTGAACAAGCAGTCGCACAAGAACATCGAGAAGCTGCTCAAGCAGCAGGTCAAGATGCTCGACACGCTGATCGACGAGAGCGCGAGCCGCATCGAGAAGGTCGCCAAGGCCAAGGACGTGTCCGACCTGAAGGACGTGATCGAAGTCGACTTCTCCGCCTTCGGCATCCAGAAGAAGGCCCCGGCGCGCAGGAAGGCCACCGCCAAGAAGCGCACGACCAAGAAGGCCGCCGCGAAGAAGCGGACCGCCAGCAAGGCGACGGCGAAGAAGCGCACCACGCGCAAGGCGTCGACCCGCAAGGCCAGCGCCAAGAAGGCCGCGGCCAGCAAGCCGGCGAGCGCGCAGGCGGCCTGA
- the mrcB gene encoding penicillin-binding protein 1B, producing MSKSGRKGSTRAAGKTQRKPASARRRRTRSRPPSGWRRLGRALLWLGLAGVVALAAWLFWLDARITTQFEGRRWDQPAQVFAEPVELYAGLPLGIHSFIELLRAQGYREADGSAPRAGFWWREGASVRLMTRPFRFADGEQPPIVAQVDFTAAGVGRIRDLEGRDLPFLRMDPMRIGSIFPVHGEDRIVLAPGEVPALLEDALIAVEDRRFRSHLGVDPEGIGRALMVNLRAGAVRQGGSTLTQQLVKSYFLDSRRTLGRKITEAFMAILLERHYDKEDILTAYVNEVFMGQDGTRAIHGFGLAAAFYFGKPLAELDTAEVATLVAIVRGPSYYNPWRHPERVRERRDLVLELLAEQGVIHAAQAEAAARRGLGLRSSSTAGPGYQPAFLGLVRRQLRRDYRDADLDSAGLVVLTTLDPLTQRVAQAAVSEGVAELRRRGEATASVQGAAVVTRPATGEVLALVGGADGNFDGFNRALDARRPIGSLVKPAVYLAALESGEYSLASTLEDWPVEVTLENGDTWRPDNFDHQARGPVSLLRALAESLNLATVNLGLELGVDKVAARLARLSGEAAPPAYPSLLLGSVEYPPLTVAEIYGAIAAGGFRAPLRSVRAVLGPDGQPLSRYPLDIEAVADPAAVVQLQHAMRHVFERGTARGALRRLGGRDYGGKTGTSGDFRDSWFAGFGSDTLAVAWVGRDDNAPTGLTGATGALPIWADIMAGLGAAGFVPGAAEGLVEVEMDYASGLLARGSCADTVFVPVPEDATLYAMRGCEPDAGTLGEKGMEWLRRLFQGER from the coding sequence GTGAGCAAGTCCGGCCGCAAGGGTTCGACGCGAGCCGCGGGCAAGACGCAGCGCAAGCCGGCGTCGGCGCGGCGCCGCAGGACGCGCAGCCGGCCGCCCAGCGGGTGGCGACGGCTGGGGCGGGCCCTGCTGTGGCTTGGCCTGGCGGGCGTGGTGGCGCTGGCCGCGTGGCTGTTCTGGCTGGACGCGCGCATCACCACCCAGTTCGAGGGCCGGCGCTGGGACCAGCCGGCGCAGGTCTTCGCCGAGCCGGTGGAGCTCTATGCCGGCCTGCCGCTGGGCATCCACAGCTTCATCGAGCTGCTGCGTGCGCAGGGGTATCGTGAGGCCGACGGCAGCGCGCCGCGCGCGGGCTTCTGGTGGCGCGAAGGCGCCAGCGTGCGGCTGATGACGCGGCCGTTCCGTTTCGCCGACGGCGAGCAGCCGCCCATCGTGGCGCAGGTGGACTTCACGGCCGCCGGCGTGGGCCGCATCCGCGACCTGGAGGGTCGCGACCTGCCGTTCCTGCGCATGGACCCGATGCGCATCGGCAGCATCTTCCCGGTGCACGGCGAAGACCGCATCGTGCTGGCGCCGGGCGAAGTGCCGGCGCTGCTGGAAGACGCGCTGATCGCCGTGGAGGACCGCCGCTTCCGCAGCCACCTGGGGGTCGACCCGGAGGGCATCGGGCGCGCACTGATGGTGAACCTGCGTGCCGGCGCCGTGCGCCAGGGCGGCAGCACCCTCACCCAGCAGCTGGTGAAAAGCTATTTCCTCGACAGCCGGCGCACGCTCGGGCGCAAGATCACCGAGGCCTTCATGGCCATCCTGCTGGAGCGCCATTACGACAAGGAGGACATCCTCACCGCCTACGTGAACGAGGTGTTCATGGGCCAGGACGGCACCCGCGCCATCCACGGTTTCGGGCTCGCCGCGGCCTTTTATTTCGGCAAGCCGCTGGCCGAGCTGGACACCGCGGAGGTCGCCACCCTGGTGGCCATCGTGCGCGGGCCCTCTTACTACAATCCCTGGCGGCATCCGGAGCGGGTGCGGGAGCGGCGCGACCTGGTACTCGAATTGCTCGCCGAGCAGGGGGTGATCCACGCGGCGCAGGCCGAGGCGGCCGCGCGACGGGGGCTCGGCCTGCGTTCCAGCAGCACCGCCGGCCCCGGTTACCAGCCCGCGTTCCTCGGCCTGGTGCGGCGCCAGCTCAGGCGCGATTACCGCGACGCCGACCTCGACTCGGCCGGGCTGGTGGTGCTGACCACGCTCGATCCGCTGACGCAGCGCGTCGCCCAGGCTGCGGTCAGCGAGGGCGTGGCCGAGCTGCGGCGGCGCGGCGAGGCGACCGCTTCAGTGCAGGGTGCGGCGGTGGTGACGCGCCCGGCCACCGGCGAGGTGCTGGCCCTGGTCGGCGGCGCCGACGGCAATTTCGACGGCTTCAACCGCGCGCTGGATGCGCGTCGTCCGATCGGCTCGCTGGTCAAGCCGGCGGTATACCTCGCGGCCCTGGAGTCGGGCGAGTACTCCCTGGCCTCGACACTGGAGGACTGGCCAGTGGAGGTCACGCTGGAGAACGGCGACACCTGGCGGCCCGACAACTTCGACCACCAGGCGCGCGGGCCGGTGTCGCTGCTGCGCGCGCTGGCCGAGTCGCTCAACCTCGCCACCGTCAACCTGGGCCTCGAACTGGGCGTGGACAAGGTCGCGGCACGACTTGCCCGGCTCTCCGGGGAAGCGGCCCCGCCGGCCTATCCCTCGCTGCTGCTCGGCTCGGTAGAGTACCCGCCGCTCACCGTGGCGGAGATTTACGGTGCGATCGCCGCGGGCGGCTTCCGTGCCCCGCTGCGCTCGGTGCGCGCAGTGCTCGGCCCGGACGGCCAGCCCTTGTCGCGCTACCCGCTGGACATCGAGGCGGTGGCCGACCCCGCAGCGGTGGTGCAGCTGCAGCACGCCATGCGCCATGTGTTCGAGCGCGGCACCGCACGCGGCGCGCTGCGCCGCCTCGGCGGGCGCGACTATGGGGGCAAAACCGGTACTTCCGGCGACTTTCGCGACAGTTGGTTCGCGGGCTTCGGGAGCGATACTCTGGCCGTGGCCTGGGTGGGGCGCGACGACAACGCGCCCACCGGCCTCACCGGCGCCACTGGGGCCTTGCCCATCTGGGCGGATATCATGGCTGGGCTGGGCGCGGCCGGGTTCGTGCCGGGCGCGGCGGAGGGCCTGGTGGAGGTCGAGATGGACTACGCCTCGGGCCTGCTGGCTCGCGGCAGCTGCGCCGACACCGTGTTCGTGCCGGTGCCGGAAGATGCGACGTTGTACGCCATGCGGGGTTGCGAGCCTGACGCCGGGACCCTGGGCGAGAAGGGAATGGAATGGTTGCGAAGGTTGTTCCAGGGCGAACGGTAG